Proteins co-encoded in one Polynucleobacter sp. MWH-UH19D genomic window:
- a CDS encoding MotA/TolQ/ExbB proton channel family protein: MNTPFGIANLWLEGDGITRFVAIALLACSIITWVILLTRLWELRNLRKLKPEVDQFWHASTFEQGLHSFSNPTTNPYYLIAKSASSSSVHHQGQSNNHRELLQTLNYSEWMARSIKNKIDSLATSLQKGLTFLGSTGATAPFIGLFGTVWGIYHALISISSSGSAQIDQVAGPIGEALIMTALGLAVAIPAVLGFNAINRANKLFIADLNRFGNDLLAYFVTGARVNTGD, encoded by the coding sequence ATGAATACACCATTTGGAATTGCAAATCTCTGGCTTGAAGGCGACGGCATTACCCGCTTTGTTGCAATTGCATTACTTGCATGCTCAATCATCACTTGGGTAATCTTACTTACTCGCCTGTGGGAGTTGCGCAATCTACGCAAACTCAAACCCGAAGTAGATCAATTCTGGCATGCAAGCACCTTTGAACAAGGCCTGCATTCGTTTAGCAACCCCACTACCAACCCTTATTATCTAATTGCCAAATCAGCAAGCAGCTCCTCTGTCCACCACCAAGGCCAATCGAATAATCACCGCGAGTTACTACAAACTTTGAATTACTCAGAATGGATGGCAAGAAGCATTAAAAATAAGATTGATAGCCTTGCTACCAGCCTTCAAAAAGGACTAACTTTTTTAGGTTCCACTGGTGCAACTGCGCCATTTATTGGTCTATTTGGAACTGTATGGGGCATCTACCATGCCCTCATCTCTATTAGTAGCTCTGGAAGCGCACAAATTGATCAGGTTGCCGGCCCAATTGGCGAGGCATTGATCATGACCGCCTTGGGTCTTGCTGTAGCGATTCCGGCCGTGTTAGGATTTAATGCCATCAATCGCGCAAATAAATTATTTATTGCGGACCTTAATCGATTTGGCAATGATTTACTTGCCTATTTTGTAACTGGCGCACGCGTGAATACTGGAGATTAA
- a CDS encoding energy transducer TonB, with protein sequence MSAFWQKVDERLPFTKSERIIIAIVLLLHALPALDFLHWSSKPTRIDDERVMANLVSPDTASSKTQEPPAPMPKPKEEPKKKTAEDKSSQKTAPTQTQNNPTQKSDSNTQTQMPNAAVAPSSAGGASGTPIQTDIGKLIVVFQPDADAYYPSFSKRSGEQGTVVVRLIISESGEVEDVAILQSSSFPRLDRAATDIGRRYRFKPFLVNGSPQRISTNLLIKFNLKN encoded by the coding sequence ATGAGCGCATTCTGGCAAAAGGTGGATGAGCGTTTACCATTTACCAAAAGCGAACGCATCATTATTGCTATCGTACTTTTGCTGCATGCTCTGCCAGCCTTGGATTTTTTGCATTGGTCCTCTAAGCCTACCCGCATTGATGATGAACGCGTGATGGCAAATCTTGTCAGCCCAGATACTGCTTCAAGCAAAACTCAGGAGCCCCCCGCTCCAATGCCAAAACCAAAAGAAGAACCTAAAAAGAAAACTGCAGAGGACAAGTCTTCTCAAAAGACAGCGCCTACTCAAACACAGAATAACCCCACTCAAAAGAGTGACTCAAATACCCAAACTCAAATGCCAAATGCCGCTGTGGCGCCTTCAAGTGCTGGTGGAGCAAGCGGCACACCAATACAAACAGACATTGGTAAACTGATTGTCGTTTTTCAGCCCGATGCTGATGCCTACTACCCATCATTCTCAAAAAGATCAGGAGAGCAAGGGACAGTGGTGGTACGTTTAATTATTTCTGAAAGTGGCGAGGTTGAAGATGTCGCAATATTACAGTCAAGCTCCTTTCCAAGACTTGATCGTGCCGCAACCGACATTGGTCGACGCTATCGCTTTAAACCTTTTTTAGTCAATGGCTCACCCCAACGAATCTCAACTAATCTTTTAATTAAATTTAACCTCAAGAATTAA
- the murI gene encoding glutamate racemase produces the protein MSLIGVFDSGVGGLSILDEALRQLPEHDYIYLADSANAPYGEKSPDWIAQRSLSLCKYLAQAGCNAIVVACNTATAQAIKDIRAAIPIPIVGVEPGIKPAAMQSANGVVGVLATEATLKSDKFNALLSTLPNHCQFIKQAGAGLVPLIEAGKANDGETLELLAKHLEPIQAAGSDTIVLGCTHYPFLRKAIRKLLGDKITLIDTGEAVVKQLKRQLEALALNQTDSAISNASQYGAVHFFSSKDEHALLKMAQDLMLTDLKKHRVSSAQLGLVS, from the coding sequence TTGTCACTAATCGGTGTATTTGATTCTGGTGTTGGTGGCTTATCCATTTTGGATGAGGCGCTACGCCAGCTTCCGGAGCACGACTACATCTACTTGGCCGATTCTGCGAACGCACCTTATGGTGAAAAATCTCCTGATTGGATTGCGCAGCGCAGTTTGAGTCTTTGCAAATATCTCGCTCAAGCTGGCTGTAACGCCATCGTAGTTGCATGCAACACTGCAACAGCACAAGCAATAAAGGATATTCGAGCAGCCATCCCAATTCCTATTGTGGGGGTTGAACCAGGCATTAAGCCAGCTGCCATGCAGTCAGCGAATGGTGTTGTTGGCGTCTTGGCAACTGAAGCAACCCTGAAGAGTGACAAGTTCAATGCCTTGCTCTCCACCCTGCCCAATCATTGTCAATTTATTAAACAAGCAGGCGCAGGCTTGGTGCCATTAATCGAAGCTGGTAAAGCAAATGACGGAGAAACTCTGGAATTGCTTGCTAAGCACTTGGAACCCATTCAAGCGGCAGGCTCCGACACGATTGTCTTAGGCTGCACGCACTACCCATTCTTAAGAAAAGCGATTCGTAAACTCCTTGGAGACAAAATTACGCTGATCGATACCGGTGAGGCGGTAGTAAAGCAATTGAAGCGGCAATTAGAAGCACTCGCTCTTAATCAAACAGATTCCGCTATCAGTAACGCCTCTCAATACGGTGCCGTACATTTTTTCAGCAGCAAAGATGAGCACGCTCTTTTGAAGATGGCGCAAGATTTAATGCTCACCGATCTAAAGAAGCATCGAGTTAGTTCAGCACAGTTAGGGCTGGTGTCATGA
- a CDS encoding biopolymer transporter ExbD: MALHIQDDQNDDAIMAEINMTPMVDVMLVLLIIFIITLPVIQQAVKVELPKANSVRNEVKPESVQLSIDAKGQIFWNSAQIDLKTFDGYAEKAAQKDPQPEINLRADKAVKYEYVAQVLAASRRAGLTKLGFVTEPN; encoded by the coding sequence ATGGCGCTTCATATTCAAGACGATCAAAATGATGATGCCATCATGGCGGAAATCAACATGACGCCAATGGTTGATGTCATGTTGGTATTGCTCATTATTTTTATCATCACTCTTCCCGTTATTCAGCAAGCGGTAAAAGTGGAACTCCCCAAAGCGAATAGCGTTCGCAATGAAGTCAAACCTGAATCTGTGCAATTATCAATTGATGCCAAAGGTCAAATTTTTTGGAATAGCGCTCAGATTGACCTAAAAACCTTTGATGGTTATGCAGAAAAAGCAGCTCAAAAAGATCCACAACCTGAGATCAATTTGCGCGCTGATAAAGCCGTGAAGTACGAATACGTCGCACAAGTATTAGCCGCATCCCGCCGCGCAGGCCTTACCAAACTGGGATTTGTTACGGAGCCTAACTAA
- a CDS encoding fumarate hydratase has translation MTQIKQNDLIQSIADAFQFISYYHPKDFIDAMGKAYSLEKGEAAKDAIAQILTNSRMCAEGHRPLCQDTGIAVVFLKIGMNVQWADATMSVTEMVNEGVRRAYLNPDNTLRASVLTDPAGKRKNSGDNTPAVVHYEIVPGDDVEVICAAKGGGSENKAKMVMLNPSDSIVDWVLKTVPTMGAGWCPPGILGIGIGGTPEKAMLMAKEALMGPVDIQELIERGPKNRVEELRLEIYDKVNKLGIGAQGLGGLATVLDIKILDYPTHAASLPVAMIPNCAATRHVHFHLHGDGPAKLEAPSLSDWPDVTWTPDVQKSKRVNLDTLTAEEVASWKPGETLLLNGKILTGRDAAHKRIQDMLAKGEELPVSFKNRVIYYVGPVDPVRDEVVGPAGPTTSTRMDKFTEMMLAKTGLISMIGKAERGPVAIEAIKKHKSAYLMAVGGAAYLVSKAIQTSKVVGFADLGMEAIYEFDVKDMPVTVAVNSEGISMHETGPKEWQAKIGGIPVKIA, from the coding sequence ATGACTCAGATTAAACAAAACGACCTCATTCAAAGCATTGCAGACGCATTTCAGTTCATTTCCTACTACCACCCTAAAGACTTTATTGATGCAATGGGCAAGGCATACTCCCTCGAAAAAGGCGAAGCAGCCAAGGATGCTATTGCTCAAATTTTGACCAATAGCCGCATGTGTGCAGAAGGCCATCGCCCGCTTTGCCAAGATACTGGTATTGCGGTGGTCTTTTTGAAGATTGGTATGAATGTTCAATGGGCAGATGCCACGATGAGCGTTACTGAAATGGTGAATGAGGGCGTACGTCGTGCCTACCTCAACCCTGACAATACGCTGCGCGCTTCTGTATTAACTGACCCCGCAGGTAAACGCAAGAACTCCGGTGATAACACCCCTGCTGTTGTTCATTATGAAATTGTTCCGGGTGATGATGTTGAAGTTATTTGCGCTGCAAAAGGTGGCGGTTCTGAAAATAAAGCCAAGATGGTGATGCTCAACCCATCTGACTCGATTGTCGATTGGGTACTGAAGACTGTTCCAACTATGGGTGCTGGTTGGTGCCCTCCTGGCATTCTTGGCATTGGCATTGGTGGCACACCAGAGAAAGCCATGTTGATGGCTAAAGAAGCTTTAATGGGTCCAGTAGATATTCAAGAACTCATTGAGCGCGGTCCTAAGAATCGCGTGGAAGAATTACGCCTTGAAATCTACGACAAAGTAAACAAGCTCGGTATTGGCGCTCAAGGCTTGGGCGGTCTAGCAACAGTTTTAGATATTAAGATTTTGGATTACCCAACCCATGCTGCCTCATTGCCGGTTGCGATGATTCCAAACTGCGCAGCTACACGTCACGTACATTTCCATTTGCATGGAGATGGCCCTGCAAAACTTGAGGCTCCTTCTTTATCAGATTGGCCAGATGTGACTTGGACTCCAGATGTTCAAAAATCTAAACGCGTGAATCTGGATACCTTAACTGCAGAAGAAGTGGCTAGCTGGAAACCAGGCGAGACACTACTATTGAATGGCAAAATTTTGACTGGTCGTGATGCAGCACATAAGCGTATTCAAGACATGCTCGCTAAAGGCGAAGAATTGCCAGTAAGCTTTAAAAACCGCGTGATCTATTACGTCGGTCCAGTAGATCCTGTGCGTGATGAAGTTGTTGGTCCAGCAGGCCCAACGACCTCAACTCGGATGGATAAGTTCACTGAAATGATGCTTGCAAAAACGGGTCTTATTTCCATGATCGGCAAAGCGGAGCGTGGTCCTGTTGCCATCGAAGCAATCAAGAAACACAAATCTGCTTACCTTATGGCTGTTGGTGGCGCCGCTTATCTCGTATCCAAAGCGATTCAAACGTCTAAGGTTGTTGGCTTTGCCGATCTCGGCATGGAAGCAATTTATGAGTTTGATGTGAAAGATATGCCAGTAACTGTTGCTGTGAATTCAGAAGGTATCTCTATGCACGAAACTGGACCAAAAGAATGGCAAGCAAAGATTGGTGGAATTCCAGTAAAGATTGCTTAA